A genomic segment from Gilvibacter sp. SZ-19 encodes:
- a CDS encoding heavy-metal-associated domain-containing protein produces MKTTIKVQNLRCSGCVNTISNRLERIHGVLEVSVNPETNEVCLTHNNKSTLNAAIYKLSKLGYPLETALNSLGKKANALVSCAKGRTGIADMLYHVQQQRKREAY; encoded by the coding sequence ATGAAAACAACCATTAAAGTTCAAAATTTGAGATGTTCCGGTTGTGTAAACACCATTAGTAACCGACTGGAGCGCATTCATGGAGTATTAGAGGTGTCGGTTAATCCAGAGACCAACGAAGTCTGTTTAACCCACAACAATAAATCAACACTCAACGCTGCTATTTACAAATTGAGCAAGCTTGGATATCCCTTAGAAACCGCCTTGAACAGCCTAGGCAAAAAGGCGAATGCTTTGGTAAGTTGTGCCAAAGGCAGAACGGGAATCGCAGACATGCTTTATCATGTACAACAACAGCGAAAAAGAGAAGCCTATTAA
- the rpe gene encoding ribulose-phosphate 3-epimerase: MSTLIAPSILAADFGNLHRDVHMVNKSEADWFHLDVMDGVFVPNISFGMPVIKAIAQEAEKTLDVHLMIVDPDRYIQTFADLGANVLTVHYEACTHLHRTVQAIKAAGMQAGVAMNPHTPVSLLSDIIADLDLVCLMSVNPGFGGQSFIENTYAKVRELRALIAEKGAKTLIEIDGGVKDNNAAALVEAGADVLVAGSFVFRSDNPTATISNLKATTSQVSY, encoded by the coding sequence ATGAGCACCCTTATTGCACCTTCTATTCTCGCTGCGGATTTTGGAAACCTTCACCGCGATGTCCATATGGTAAACAAAAGTGAGGCCGATTGGTTCCATTTAGACGTTATGGACGGTGTTTTTGTTCCAAATATTTCATTTGGTATGCCTGTAATAAAGGCAATTGCTCAAGAAGCGGAAAAGACCTTAGATGTTCATTTAATGATCGTAGATCCGGACCGTTATATTCAAACCTTTGCAGATCTCGGCGCCAATGTGCTCACTGTACATTACGAAGCCTGCACGCATCTTCACAGAACCGTACAAGCTATCAAGGCTGCAGGTATGCAAGCCGGAGTCGCTATGAATCCTCACACTCCTGTTTCTTTATTGTCGGACATCATTGCAGACCTAGACCTGGTTTGCCTGATGAGTGTAAACCCAGGTTTTGGCGGACAATCCTTCATAGAGAATACCTACGCTAAGGTACGCGAACTACGTGCGCTGATAGCAGAAAAAGGTGCCAAGACCCTTATAGAAATAGACGGAGGCGTTAAAGACAACAATGCAGCGGCCTTAGTTGAGGCTGGTGCAGACGTTCTCGTTGCCGGTAGTTTTGTCTTCCGCTCAGACAATCCAACCGCGACTATTAGCAACCTAAAAGCGACTACCTCTCAAGTTTCTTATTAG
- a CDS encoding Bax inhibitor-1 family protein — MEQIQEIHEPQAKPQMVADLTQEEQVAFYKKTYGHVAGAVLLFIAVEAIFFQIPAVVNFAFSLAEGWTWLLLLGGFMFATSKAESMAMGTTDRNTQYAALFLYVVAEAFIFIPLIGIALYVAGDGAGELLNQAAIITLSLFSGLTAAVLLTKKDFSYLKTGLTIGFFIAMGLIIAGTLFGFDLGLWFSVGMIVLAAGSILYQTSQMVHKYRQEQYVAASLGLFGALMLLFWYVLSILSSD, encoded by the coding sequence ATGGAACAAATTCAAGAAATTCATGAGCCACAGGCTAAGCCGCAAATGGTTGCAGACCTGACTCAAGAAGAACAAGTAGCCTTTTACAAAAAGACCTATGGGCATGTGGCAGGGGCTGTTTTGTTATTCATTGCTGTGGAGGCGATCTTCTTTCAGATCCCGGCAGTAGTGAATTTTGCCTTTTCGCTGGCCGAAGGCTGGACCTGGCTTTTGCTTTTAGGAGGCTTTATGTTTGCCACTTCTAAGGCAGAGTCTATGGCCATGGGAACCACAGATCGCAATACGCAGTATGCGGCGCTGTTCTTGTACGTAGTTGCCGAGGCCTTTATTTTTATTCCGCTTATAGGAATTGCACTCTATGTTGCTGGCGATGGCGCTGGAGAATTGCTGAATCAGGCGGCTATTATCACACTTTCGCTCTTTTCTGGTCTGACGGCTGCTGTGCTGCTTACTAAGAAAGACTTCTCTTATCTAAAGACAGGTCTCACCATAGGATTTTTTATCGCTATGGGTCTTATTATTGCGGGGACCTTGTTCGGTTTTGATCTGGGGCTTTGGTTTAGCGTTGGAATGATAGTTTTGGCTGCGGGCTCTATCTTGTATCAAACCTCTCAAATGGTTCACAAGTACAGACAAGAGCAGTATGTGGCAGCTTCTCTAGGTCTCTTCGGAGCTTTGATGTTGTTGTTCTGGTATGTGTTGAGCATACTATCTAGCGACTAA
- a CDS encoding zinc-dependent peptidase encodes MILQQPDENIAWLAPYAYGIVALGFLLFLFRVFENFYAEHFGRPLVRQYFSYRKLPRNQLRILETEFPFYRKLNRKHRRQFQHRVASFIKDKEFIPREDLVLTDRMKVLIAAVGCMLSFGRKNYTYSLIHFILIYPEEFFSNINQTYHKGELNPGGRALVLSWKDFEAGLEDGHDNINLGIHEFMHAMQLEAKRGGDTDSARFQVQFQKILKRLTHQEVKDRLDETRYFREYAFTNEYEFMAVLSEYFMESPGTFKANFPELYDHTRMLLNFKFLGY; translated from the coding sequence ATGATACTGCAACAACCAGATGAAAATATCGCTTGGCTTGCGCCCTATGCTTACGGCATAGTTGCGTTGGGATTCCTATTGTTTCTCTTTCGTGTCTTTGAGAATTTCTATGCCGAGCATTTTGGAAGACCATTGGTGAGGCAGTATTTCTCTTATCGAAAATTGCCTCGAAATCAACTGCGTATACTCGAGACCGAATTCCCTTTTTACAGAAAGCTCAATAGAAAGCACCGCCGACAGTTTCAACATCGTGTAGCGAGCTTTATTAAGGATAAAGAGTTTATCCCTCGGGAAGATCTGGTGCTTACAGATAGAATGAAAGTTTTGATCGCTGCTGTAGGATGTATGCTGAGTTTTGGTAGAAAGAACTATACCTATAGTCTGATCCATTTTATTTTGATCTATCCGGAGGAATTCTTTAGCAATATCAATCAGACCTATCACAAAGGAGAGTTGAATCCTGGTGGTCGGGCTTTGGTTTTATCTTGGAAAGACTTTGAGGCAGGACTGGAAGATGGGCATGACAATATTAATTTGGGTATACACGAATTTATGCACGCCATGCAACTGGAGGCCAAAAGGGGGGGAGATACCGATTCCGCACGTTTTCAAGTCCAATTTCAAAAGATACTAAAGCGCCTAACCCATCAAGAGGTGAAAGACCGCTTGGACGAGACCCGATACTTTAGAGAATACGCCTTTACTAACGAATATGAGTTCATGGCGGTTCTCTCAGAATACTTTATGGAGTCTCCTGGCACCTTTAAGGCGAACTTTCCGGAACTCTATGACCACACCCGAATGTTGCTCAATTTTAAATTTTTAGGGTACTAA
- a CDS encoding BLUF domain-containing protein, with product MKTSIHTVCYVSTAISTITNDNVNEVFDGIVEKNLSLGITGVLLFSHENFMQVMEGPPHNLLPLYETIKRDQRHHHIIEILNQSTSERMFENYQTGFSIVDNSDQIFSLQKYLRFIEDNFDGAVKKRAEVVRPFIY from the coding sequence ATGAAAACGTCTATACACACAGTCTGCTATGTGAGTACGGCGATTTCAACAATTACCAATGACAATGTGAACGAGGTTTTTGACGGCATCGTTGAAAAGAACCTCAGCCTTGGTATTACGGGTGTATTGTTGTTTTCGCACGAAAATTTTATGCAGGTCATGGAAGGCCCGCCTCACAACCTATTGCCACTTTACGAGACCATTAAGCGCGACCAGCGGCACCACCACATAATTGAGATCCTAAATCAATCCACAAGCGAACGAATGTTTGAAAACTATCAAACCGGTTTTTCTATAGTCGATAATTCCGATCAGATTTTTAGTCTTCAGAAATACCTGAGATTCATTGAAGATAATTTTGACGGAGCCGTGAAAAAACGAGCAGAAGTAGTTAGACCCTTCATTTATTGA